One Panicum virgatum strain AP13 chromosome 3N, P.virgatum_v5, whole genome shotgun sequence DNA segment encodes these proteins:
- the LOC120663676 gene encoding osmotin-like protein: MAPATAKLRSLGFLLLAAASSTPAAATTLTLHNLCPYPVWPLVTPNTGFPSISGNTGRLDGGGRGLVSFRFPPSFWAGRVVARTGCGSAGSAGAACETGSSPPETVVHAEGQDLAAYSVSLVDGFNVPAVVSPQAVPVGGGQCPAVGCEVDVNAGCPRAQRVVGTWGDVVACRGPARYFKKWCPRTLTTPTDVDPVPQRCFGPGELKIVFCQPAMVNAAAAAVAGEATEHIRTVVADN; the protein is encoded by the coding sequence ATGGCGCCCGCGACAGCCAAGCTTCGCTCCctcggcttcctcctcctcgcggcggcctcgtcgacaccggcggcggccaccacgCTGACGCTCCACAACCTCTGCCCGTACCCGGTGTGGCCGCTGGTGACCCCGAACACCGGCTTCCCGTCCATCTCCGGCAACACGGGccgcctggacggcggcgggcgcggcctcGTCTCCTTCCGCTTCCCGCCAAGCTTCTGGGCGGGCCGCGTGGTGGCACGCACGGGCTGCGGCAGCGCCGGCTCCGCCGGTGCCGCGTGCGAGAcgggctcctcgccgccggagacGGTGGTGCACGCCGAGGGCCAGGACCTGGCGGCGTACAGCGTGAGCCTGGTCGACGGGTTCAACGTGCCGGCCGTAGTGAGCCCGCAGGCGGTGCCGGTGGGCGGCGGGCAGTGCCCCGCAGTCGGGTGCGAGGTGGACGTGAACGCCGGGTGCCCCCGCGCGCAGCGCGTGGTCGGGACCTGGGGGGACGTGGTGGCGTGCAGGGGCCCCGCAAGGTACTTCAAAAAGTGGTGCCCGCGGACGCTCACCACGCCCACCGACGTGGATCCCGTGCCGCAGCGGTGCTTCGGGCCCGGCGAGCTCAAGATCGTCTTCTGCCAGCCCGCCATGGTgaacgccgccgcagccgccgtcgccggcgaggccacCGAGCACATCCGCACCGTCGTCGCTGACAACTAG